One window of the Allosaccharopolyspora coralli genome contains the following:
- a CDS encoding amidohydrolase: MIEDLDTTLRRWRHDLHQRPETGFAEHATAAYVADVLRALGLRVEIGVGGTGVVGSLRGGGSDRAIGFRADMDGLPLQERGGHAHISRNEGVMHACGHDGHMAMLLGAAAELAAHGDVDGAVYFFFQPAEEHGRGAQAMIDDKLFDRFPVEAVYGLHNMPGLPAGELHTRDGGIMASEDNFEIRITGRGGHAARPHMVIDPLVVSAEIVLALQTIVGRNVDPYSSAVVSCTEVTTDGARNAIPDEVVLRGDTRVFDPDVQTLLEHRMRELCEHIAVAHGASCIVTYTHEFAPTTNDAAATAVAVDAAVGAVGAERVNARCAPSMASEDFGVLASTVPGCFAFLGNGTDPARGGMPLHSREYDFNDDVLRTGVDYYVALSNAALSQRKS; the protein is encoded by the coding sequence ATGATCGAGGATCTGGATACGACGCTTCGCCGGTGGCGTCACGACCTTCATCAGCGGCCCGAGACCGGGTTCGCGGAGCATGCGACCGCCGCCTATGTCGCCGATGTCCTTCGCGCCCTGGGTCTGCGAGTCGAGATCGGCGTCGGGGGCACCGGCGTCGTGGGGTCGCTACGCGGTGGCGGCAGCGATCGGGCGATCGGCTTCCGTGCCGACATGGACGGCCTGCCGCTGCAGGAACGCGGTGGGCACGCCCACATCTCCCGCAACGAAGGGGTGATGCATGCCTGCGGCCACGACGGCCACATGGCGATGCTGCTGGGTGCGGCAGCTGAACTGGCCGCGCACGGGGACGTCGACGGTGCCGTGTACTTCTTCTTCCAGCCCGCCGAGGAACACGGCCGCGGCGCGCAGGCGATGATCGACGACAAGCTGTTCGACCGGTTCCCCGTCGAGGCGGTCTACGGTCTGCACAACATGCCCGGACTGCCCGCCGGTGAACTGCACACTCGTGACGGCGGAATCATGGCCAGTGAGGACAACTTCGAAATCCGTATCACCGGCCGTGGCGGGCACGCCGCCCGCCCCCACATGGTCATCGATCCGCTGGTCGTCTCCGCCGAGATCGTCCTGGCGCTGCAAACCATCGTGGGACGCAACGTGGACCCGTACTCCTCGGCCGTGGTCTCGTGCACCGAGGTCACCACCGATGGCGCCCGGAATGCGATCCCCGATGAGGTGGTCCTCCGTGGCGACACACGGGTCTTCGACCCGGACGTGCAGACACTGTTGGAGCATCGGATGCGGGAACTGTGCGAGCACATCGCTGTCGCCCACGGCGCGAGTTGCATCGTGACCTACACCCACGAATTCGCGCCGACGACCAACGACGCAGCGGCGACCGCGGTCGCCGTCGATGCCGCCGTCGGAGCCGTCGGGGCCGAGCGCGTGAACGCACGCTGCGCTCCGTCGATGGCCAGCGAGGACTTCGGCGTTCTCGCCTCGACAGTGCCCGGTTGCTTCGCCTTCCTCGGCAACGGCACCGACCCGGCCCGTGGTGGGATGCCACTGCACAGCCGGGAGTACGACTTCAACGACGACGTCCTACGCACCGGCGTCGACTACTACGTGGCTCTGAGTAATGCCGCACTGTCGCAGAGGAAGAGCTGA
- a CDS encoding helix-turn-helix transcriptional regulator has protein sequence MRNRLRVLRAERGWSQQRLGDELGVSRQTINSIEQGKYDPSLQVAFRLARTFDCSIEGIFADQD, from the coding sequence ATGCGCAATCGGCTTCGAGTGCTGCGGGCCGAGCGAGGGTGGAGCCAGCAACGGTTGGGCGACGAACTCGGCGTATCCAGGCAGACGATCAACTCGATCGAGCAGGGCAAGTACGACCCCAGCCTGCAGGTCGCATTCCGGCTCGCCCGCACCTTCGACTGCAGCATAGAGGGCATTTTCGCCGATCAGGACTGA
- a CDS encoding VOC family protein, whose translation MRRIDEGDTWWWVMRDPAGNAFCLIAAQGADRSL comes from the coding sequence GTGCGGCGCATTGACGAGGGCGATACGTGGTGGTGGGTGATGCGCGACCCGGCTGGCAACGCGTTCTGCCTGATCGCTGCGCAAGGTGCCGATCGGTCGCTGTGA
- a CDS encoding class I SAM-dependent methyltransferase, whose translation MGANLSLLDTFGLGDEDLQAWLASGRPDEEFDSWLIDRVARCPSGGQAIAVYGAETTHDFARRAILGALDLGAGDRLLDVGCGGGQLLRDALDAGAQATGIDHSSDMVALARDRANGAEVVGGQADRLPFEDGAFTAAALSVVFFFFDDPVGVLRECARVLAADGRLAVYTTGPSLRGTAAAPEPVAGHGHFYDDEQLVSLAREAGLTDVFVTDDEGAQLLTARAPT comes from the coding sequence ATGGGCGCAAATCTGAGTTTGTTGGACACCTTCGGACTTGGTGACGAGGACTTGCAGGCGTGGCTCGCCAGTGGCCGACCGGACGAGGAGTTCGACAGCTGGCTGATCGATCGAGTAGCACGCTGCCCTTCGGGTGGGCAGGCAATCGCGGTCTATGGGGCTGAAACGACGCACGACTTCGCGCGCCGAGCGATCCTGGGGGCGCTGGACCTTGGGGCGGGTGATCGACTGTTGGACGTCGGCTGCGGAGGCGGACAGTTGTTGCGGGACGCGCTCGATGCCGGCGCCCAGGCCACCGGCATCGACCACAGCTCCGACATGGTCGCGCTCGCCCGTGATCGCGCCAACGGTGCCGAGGTCGTCGGAGGGCAGGCCGACCGGTTGCCGTTCGAAGACGGGGCGTTCACCGCAGCGGCGTTGTCAGTGGTGTTCTTTTTCTTCGACGACCCGGTTGGAGTGCTGCGTGAGTGCGCGCGTGTGCTCGCAGCGGACGGGCGCCTGGCGGTATACACGACCGGACCGTCGCTGCGCGGCACGGCCGCCGCACCAGAACCGGTCGCCGGCCACGGTCACTTCTACGACGACGAGCAGCTCGTCTCTCTCGCACGCGAGGCGGGACTCACCGACGTCTTCGTCACCGACGACGAGGGCGCCCAGCTGCTGACCGCCCGAGCGCCCACGTAG